TTTTGCGCGCCGCGAAAGCTCTGCACGCAGACGACATAGCCGCGCGCCGCAAACGAAGAGCTTTGCTTGCGCGTCGCCGCGCCGGTGATGTCGGCATAGCGCTGCGCATAGAGCACCGGCCACGGCCCCGCGCCGGCCGGTTTATAGAGATACGCCGAGAGGCGAACGCCGTCGCGCATCGGGATCATGACGTGTTCTTCGCTCGTGCCCGGCGCAAGGGGCGACGGCTCCGGCGGAGCCGGGTCCGCGGCGCTCGCCGTACCTATGCATAAGAGCAGTGCAAAACAAGCGAGCAAAGCATAAAGCCGGCGAGGGAATCGTTGCATGCTCGCAAACTCTCGGTTCGGAATAGTAGGAGATTCGCGAAACCGCAAGCGATGGATCAACCGTCCCGCTTGCGGTTTCGCGAGAACTCGTTCGCAATCTTCTCGTCTTCAGCTCAGGTGATGTGCGCGCCTTGTGCTTCGACATACACCGAATAAAGCGATTGGCTGCCCGTCATGAACAGGTTGTTGCGCTTACGGCCGCCGAAGCAGACGTTGGAGCAGATCTCGGGGAGCCGGATCTGGCCGATGCGCTTGCCGTCGGGTGCGAAGATGTGGACGCCGTCGTAACCGTCGCCGACCCAACCAGCCGACGACCAGACGTTCCCCTCGGTGTCGCAACGAATTCCGTCGGCGATCCCCTTCTTGCCGTCGAGCTCCATCGACGCGAAGGCCTTGCCGTCGGCGAGCGTCTTCTCGTCGACGATGTCCCAGACTTTGATATCGGCCGGAACCGCGGTAGCCGAGTGGCTCGCGCCGGAGTCGGCGACGTAGAGCTTTTTATAATCGGGCGAGAAGCAAAGACCGTTCGGCTTGACGATATCGTCCGTCACCTTCGAGATCTTCCCCTTCTTGTCGACGCGGTAGACCGCTTCCTTGAGCTCCAACTCTCCCTTATTACCTTCGTAGTGCATCATGCTGCCGTAGCCGGGATCGGTGAACCAGATGTCGCCGTTCGGGTGTACGACCACATCGTTCGGAGCGTTCAGCGGTTTGCCTTCGAACTTATCGGCGATCACGGTCGTCGTGCCGTCGTATTCGTAGCGCACGACGCGGCGGTTGCCGTGTTCGCACGAAAGCTGCCGGCCTTGGTAGTCGAACGTGTTGCCGTTGCTGTTACCGGCCGGTTTGCGAAACACGCTCACATGGCCGTCGTCTTCGAGGTAGCGCAGCTGCCGATCGTTCGGGATATCGCTCCAAACCAGATACCGGCCGACGCCGTTCCAAGCCGGCCCCTCGGCCCAAAGCGTGCCGGTGTGCAAGCGGCGGATCGGCGTGTTGCCGATCTTGATCTTCTTAAACCGATCGTCGAGCACGACGATATCCGGATC
This genomic interval from Planctomycetia bacterium contains the following:
- a CDS encoding SMP-30/gluconolactonase/LRE family protein, with the translated sequence MSEPLPENTPPNRRSFLAGSLAAAAAAAFGPAMSKHNVLARDFGPGAEPTRYPDPDIVVLDDRFKKIKIGNTPIRRLHTGTLWAEGPAWNGVGRYLVWSDIPNDRQLRYLEDDGHVSVFRKPAGNSNGNTFDYQGRQLSCEHGNRRVVRYEYDGTTTVIADKFEGKPLNAPNDVVVHPNGDIWFTDPGYGSMMHYEGNKGELELKEAVYRVDKKGKISKVTDDIVKPNGLCFSPDYKKLYVADSGASHSATAVPADIKVWDIVDEKTLADGKAFASMELDGKKGIADGIRCDTEGNVWSSAGWVGDGYDGVHIFAPDGKRIGQIRLPEICSNVCFGGRKRNNLFMTGSQSLYSVYVEAQGAHIT